A region of Streptomyces deccanensis DNA encodes the following proteins:
- a CDS encoding ABC transporter substrate-binding protein has protein sequence MRRLLIGLAAGILCTAATGCGSSDSGSSDSGSDGGGSASGGTTTLKLGVIPIIDVAPLYLGEKKGFYGERGLKLEPTLAQGGAAIVPGVVSGQFDFGFSNMTSLLVARSKNMPVEAVVNGVASTGKAGADFAEIAVPKGSPLKSAKDLEGKKVAANTLGNICDTSVNESVRKDGGDPSKVEYVEMPFDQMPAALSKGQVDAACVVEPALATIKSQGGTVLASNFVDVSPDLTVAMYFTSQEYARKNPELVKKFQEATAESLAYADEHPDEVREIITTYTKIPESLLETVVLPRWPAEPDRASIERLAELGQRDGLFEKSPDLDELLP, from the coding sequence ATGCGTCGTCTGCTCATCGGCCTCGCGGCCGGGATCTTATGCACCGCCGCGACCGGCTGCGGTTCGTCCGACTCCGGCTCGTCGGACTCCGGTTCGGACGGCGGAGGTTCGGCGTCCGGCGGCACCACCACCCTCAAGCTCGGTGTCATCCCCATCATCGACGTCGCTCCCCTGTACCTGGGTGAGAAGAAGGGCTTCTACGGCGAGCGCGGGCTGAAGCTGGAGCCCACGCTCGCCCAGGGCGGGGCGGCGATCGTGCCCGGTGTCGTCTCCGGCCAGTTCGACTTCGGCTTCAGCAACATGACCTCCCTGCTGGTCGCCCGGTCCAAGAACATGCCGGTCGAGGCCGTGGTGAACGGGGTCGCCTCCACCGGGAAGGCGGGCGCCGACTTCGCGGAGATCGCCGTCCCGAAGGGCAGCCCCCTGAAGTCCGCCAAGGACCTGGAGGGGAAGAAGGTCGCGGCGAACACCCTCGGCAACATCTGCGACACCTCGGTCAACGAGTCGGTCCGCAAGGACGGCGGCGACCCGTCGAAGGTCGAGTACGTGGAGATGCCCTTCGACCAGATGCCGGCGGCCCTGTCCAAAGGGCAGGTCGACGCGGCCTGTGTGGTGGAGCCCGCGCTCGCCACCATCAAGTCCCAGGGCGGCACGGTCCTCGCGTCGAACTTCGTCGACGTGTCCCCCGACCTCACCGTGGCCATGTACTTCACCTCCCAGGAGTACGCGCGGAAGAACCCGGAGTTGGTGAAGAAGTTCCAGGAGGCCACGGCCGAGTCGCTGGCGTACGCCGACGAACACCCCGACGAGGTACGGGAGATCATCACCACGTACACGAAGATTCCCGAGAGCCTGCTGGAGACGGTCGTCCTGCCCCGCTGGCCCGCCGAGCCGGACCGGGCGTCGATCGAGCGGCTGGCCGAACTGGGGCAGCGCGACGGCCTGTTCGAGAAGTCCCCGGACCTGGACGAGCTGCTGCCGTGA
- a CDS encoding MAB_1171c family putative transporter, whose translation MDGSSYYIPAVAMTIALALKTPALLRNWGDPLIRSVCALMTLAALVFCFAAPPTIVELNRVTGVTNVSAAVVYLLLSAFSGSCLVLITNWRGGPAETTRRLSRRWIAGYGAVCAAIVTLFVLGDAPVERVRDFDTYYANSPFLREMIVLYLTGFMVAGLAMNVMCWRWALQVRGWLRAGLLIIAFGFLLNVPFAGVKLIAVVARWQGGDLDYLSTYVAPVLSSVGAQVCAVGFCLPLAGERLGDSWTIWSMYRRLGPLWRELRPVWAQASHEVRISWWAPARLQMTQRESDIHDGMLSLYPYFDSAVRAKAYDAAVASGSEPVQARAEADAAMVTAAVRAKADDPEGRVISSAPADAPAPPAENPRDLVRMSIALRQSPVVAAAREWAAATRSGSDFHERTR comes from the coding sequence ATGGACGGGTCCAGCTACTACATTCCGGCCGTCGCGATGACGATCGCGCTCGCCCTCAAGACGCCCGCGCTGCTGCGGAACTGGGGCGATCCGCTGATCAGATCCGTGTGCGCGCTGATGACGCTGGCCGCCCTGGTCTTCTGCTTCGCCGCGCCGCCGACGATCGTCGAGCTCAACCGCGTCACCGGCGTCACCAACGTCTCGGCCGCCGTGGTCTATCTGCTGCTGAGCGCGTTCAGCGGCTCCTGTCTGGTGCTGATCACCAACTGGCGGGGCGGCCCGGCCGAGACGACCCGTCGCCTCTCGCGCCGCTGGATCGCCGGGTACGGCGCGGTGTGCGCGGCGATCGTGACGCTGTTCGTGCTCGGCGACGCCCCCGTGGAGCGGGTGCGGGACTTCGACACGTACTACGCCAACTCCCCGTTCCTGCGCGAGATGATCGTGCTGTACCTGACCGGGTTCATGGTCGCGGGCCTCGCCATGAACGTGATGTGCTGGCGGTGGGCGCTCCAGGTGCGCGGCTGGCTGCGCGCCGGGCTGCTGATCATCGCGTTCGGCTTCCTGCTCAACGTCCCGTTCGCGGGGGTCAAGCTGATCGCCGTGGTGGCCCGCTGGCAGGGCGGCGACCTGGACTATCTGAGCACGTACGTGGCGCCCGTGCTGTCGTCGGTCGGCGCGCAGGTCTGCGCGGTCGGCTTCTGTCTGCCGCTGGCCGGCGAGCGCCTCGGCGACTCCTGGACCATCTGGTCCATGTACCGCCGGCTCGGCCCGCTCTGGCGGGAACTGCGCCCCGTCTGGGCCCAGGCCAGCCACGAGGTGCGGATCTCCTGGTGGGCGCCGGCCCGGCTGCAGATGACCCAGCGCGAGTCCGACATCCACGACGGCATGCTCAGCCTGTACCCGTACTTCGACTCCGCGGTGCGGGCCAAGGCCTACGACGCGGCCGTCGCGTCGGGCTCCGAGCCCGTCCAGGCGCGGGCCGAGGCCGACGCGGCGATGGTGACGGCGGCGGTGCGGGCGAAGGCGGACGACCCGGAGGGCCGGGTCATCAGCTCGGCCCCGGCCGACGCCCCCGCCCCGCCGGCCGAGAACCCCCGTGATCTCGTACGGATGTCCATCGCCCTGCGTCAGTCACCCGTCGTAGCGGCCGCCCGCGAATGGGCCGCCGCGACCAGGTCAGGAAGCGACTTCCATGAGAGAACCCGTTAG
- a CDS encoding ABC transporter permease codes for MRGSHAVLGAAGLAGFLALWEAVPRLGVVEDDFLPPVSRVAGALGTEFADGTFWTALGDTLTGWAVGLLIAVTAGIAVGVVIAVVPYLREATSSTIEFLRPIPSVALIPLAVLLYGTELRSVLLLVVYASFWQILIQTLYGVQDVDPVAEETARSYGLGTWARIRHVLWPTALPYVMTGVRLAAAVALILAVTAELVIGAPGLGQRIAVAQTSQAVPEMYALVVVTGLLGLLINVGARTVERRALAWHQSVRGEVAV; via the coding sequence GTGAGGGGTTCCCACGCCGTCCTCGGCGCGGCGGGCCTCGCCGGATTCCTCGCCCTGTGGGAGGCGGTCCCGCGGCTCGGCGTCGTCGAGGACGACTTCCTGCCGCCGGTCAGCCGGGTCGCGGGCGCGCTCGGCACCGAGTTCGCCGACGGAACTTTCTGGACGGCGCTCGGCGACACCCTCACCGGCTGGGCGGTGGGGCTGCTGATCGCCGTCACGGCCGGGATCGCGGTGGGGGTCGTCATCGCCGTCGTGCCGTATCTGCGCGAGGCGACGTCCTCCACGATCGAGTTCCTGCGCCCGATCCCCTCGGTCGCCCTGATCCCCCTCGCGGTCCTGCTGTACGGCACCGAGCTGCGGTCGGTGCTGCTGCTGGTGGTCTACGCGTCCTTCTGGCAGATCCTCATCCAGACGCTGTACGGCGTCCAGGACGTCGACCCGGTCGCGGAGGAGACCGCCCGCTCCTACGGCCTCGGCACCTGGGCGCGGATCCGCCATGTGCTGTGGCCCACCGCCCTGCCGTACGTCATGACGGGCGTCCGGCTGGCCGCCGCCGTGGCCCTCATCCTCGCCGTGACCGCCGAACTGGTCATCGGCGCACCGGGGTTGGGGCAGCGCATCGCGGTCGCGCAGACCTCGCAGGCGGTGCCGGAGATGTACGCCCTGGTGGTGGTCACCGGACTGCTGGGGCTGCTGATCAACGTGGGGGCGCGGACGGTGGAGCGGCGGGCGCTGGCCTGGCACCAGTCGGTGCGCGGGGAGGTGGCGGTGTGA
- a CDS encoding FAD-dependent monooxygenase, translating into MREPVSGPHDSASTTPRRAVVVGAGLAGLLAAAALRDHAEVTVVERDALPEGPEPRKGVPQARHAHLLWSGGARAMEELLPGVTDAWVAAGARRIPLPTGLVSLSPQGWLRRWPEMEFMIACSRDLLESVVRDRLVADDRVTVLDRTEILGLAGDASRVTGIRVSSADGEERVLTADLVVDAAGRGSRGTAWLDALGVAPAPMEEVDSGLVYASRIFRAPAGTEEFPVVNVQPDGSQPVPGRSATLVPIEDGRWLVTLSGTRGGQPTARAEEFEPFARDDVRHPVVGELISRAEPLTDVVVTRSTINRRRFFEKVSGWPDGFVAIGDSVATYNPIYGHGMSVAAQSALALRERVAALGLTAPGLARRVQRAVAKPVSLAWELATGTDIRYPEAIGKRPNAAQRLFGRYVERLMRTALGRPLAFRPYLGVVTLTAPISALVRPEVVLAVLRGPLKPPLTEPPLTDDERRAVLGAGS; encoded by the coding sequence ATGAGAGAACCCGTTAGCGGCCCGCACGACAGCGCGAGCACGACTCCCCGGCGTGCCGTCGTCGTCGGCGCGGGCCTGGCCGGCCTGCTGGCCGCCGCCGCGCTGCGCGACCACGCCGAGGTCACCGTCGTCGAACGCGACGCGCTGCCCGAGGGGCCGGAGCCCCGCAAGGGCGTGCCGCAGGCCCGGCACGCCCATCTGCTGTGGTCCGGCGGGGCCCGGGCGATGGAGGAGTTGCTGCCGGGTGTCACCGACGCCTGGGTGGCCGCCGGCGCCCGGCGCATCCCGTTGCCGACCGGGCTGGTGTCCCTGTCGCCGCAGGGCTGGCTGCGCCGCTGGCCGGAGATGGAGTTCATGATCGCGTGCAGTCGCGATCTGCTGGAGTCGGTCGTCCGTGACCGGCTCGTCGCCGACGACCGCGTCACCGTGCTGGACCGCACCGAGATCCTGGGCCTGGCGGGCGACGCCTCCCGGGTGACGGGGATCCGGGTCTCCTCCGCCGACGGTGAGGAACGGGTGCTCACGGCCGATCTCGTGGTGGACGCCGCCGGGCGCGGTTCGCGGGGCACGGCCTGGCTCGACGCGCTCGGGGTGGCGCCCGCGCCGATGGAGGAGGTCGACTCCGGGCTCGTGTACGCGAGCCGGATCTTCCGTGCGCCGGCGGGCACCGAGGAGTTCCCGGTGGTCAATGTGCAGCCGGACGGGTCGCAGCCGGTGCCGGGGCGCAGCGCGACGCTCGTGCCCATCGAGGACGGGCGGTGGCTGGTGACGCTGTCGGGCACCCGAGGGGGGCAACCGACCGCCCGTGCCGAGGAGTTCGAGCCGTTCGCCCGGGACGACGTCCGGCATCCCGTCGTGGGCGAGCTGATCTCCCGCGCCGAGCCCCTGACGGACGTCGTGGTCACCCGCAGCACGATCAACCGGCGGCGCTTCTTCGAGAAGGTGTCCGGCTGGCCCGACGGCTTCGTCGCGATCGGCGACTCGGTCGCCACGTACAACCCGATCTACGGCCACGGCATGTCGGTCGCCGCGCAGAGCGCCCTCGCGCTGCGGGAACGGGTCGCGGCGCTCGGCCTCACGGCGCCGGGGCTGGCGCGCCGGGTGCAGAGGGCCGTGGCGAAGCCGGTGTCCCTGGCCTGGGAGCTGGCCACCGGCACGGACATCCGGTACCCGGAGGCCATCGGCAAGCGGCCGAACGCGGCCCAGAGGCTCTTCGGACGCTATGTGGAGCGGCTGATGCGGACCGCGCTCGGCCGGCCCCTGGCCTTCAGGCCGTACCTCGGCGTGGTCACCCTCACCGCGCCGATCAGCGCCCTCGTCCGGCCGGAGGTCGTCCTCGCCGTGCTGCGCGGTCCGCTCAAACCCCCTTTGACGGAACCGCCCCTGACGGACGATGAACGCAGGGCGGTGCTGGGAGCGGGCTCCTAG
- a CDS encoding PDR/VanB family oxidoreductase, with protein MTSSSTASSTSSVYEAELVVDSREFAADGVLALTLRHPLGEELPVWEPGAHIDVLLGPELERQYSLCGDPADRHTWRIGVLREPDGRGGSAYVHTELARGDKVRVRGPRNNFALEPVPRYRFVAGGIGITPILPMLAAAEAAGAEWSLLYGGRSRASMAFREELAAYGDRVTVAPQDETGLLDLGSVLDGLPEDTLVYCCGPGALLDAVEERCPGTSLRVERFRPKEQETGPDGEFEVVLERSGKTVTVPVGVSVLDTVRAAGVEVLYSCAEGTCGTCETDVLEGTPDHRDSVLSEDERAAGETMLICVSRCQGSRLVLDL; from the coding sequence ATGACCTCGTCCTCCACCGCATCCTCCACCTCGTCCGTCTACGAGGCCGAACTCGTCGTCGACAGCCGGGAGTTCGCCGCCGACGGCGTTCTCGCCCTCACCCTGCGGCATCCGCTGGGCGAGGAGCTCCCGGTGTGGGAGCCGGGCGCGCACATCGATGTGCTGCTCGGTCCCGAGCTGGAGCGGCAGTACTCCCTGTGCGGCGACCCGGCGGACCGGCACACCTGGCGGATCGGGGTGCTGCGGGAGCCCGACGGGCGCGGCGGATCGGCGTACGTGCACACGGAGTTGGCGCGGGGCGACAAGGTCCGGGTGCGCGGGCCGCGGAACAACTTCGCGCTGGAGCCGGTGCCCCGCTACCGCTTCGTGGCCGGCGGCATCGGCATCACGCCCATCCTGCCGATGCTGGCCGCCGCCGAGGCGGCCGGCGCGGAGTGGTCACTGCTGTACGGCGGACGCAGCCGTGCGTCCATGGCGTTCCGGGAGGAGTTGGCCGCGTACGGGGACCGGGTGACGGTCGCCCCGCAGGACGAGACCGGGCTGCTCGACCTCGGGTCCGTGCTGGACGGGCTGCCCGAGGACACCCTCGTCTACTGCTGCGGTCCCGGCGCGTTGCTCGACGCCGTCGAGGAGCGGTGCCCGGGGACGTCGCTCCGGGTCGAGCGGTTCCGGCCGAAGGAGCAGGAGACCGGCCCGGACGGCGAGTTCGAGGTCGTGCTGGAGCGGTCGGGGAAGACCGTCACGGTTCCCGTCGGGGTCTCCGTGCTCGACACCGTGCGGGCCGCCGGGGTCGAGGTGCTGTACTCCTGCGCCGAGGGCACGTGCGGCACCTGCGAGACGGACGTCCTGGAGGGCACCCCGGACCACCGTGACTCGGTGCTCAGCGAGGACGAGCGCGCGGCCGGGGAGACCATGCTCATCTGTGTGTCCCGCTGCCAGGGGTCACGGCTGGTGCTCGACCTGTAG
- a CDS encoding helix-turn-helix domain-containing protein yields the protein MTDGFEVPDAAATVLLPAVVARVTALADKLRVGHAEVFDTRRLSVASGVPEPVVKALLSGRRAGEPDVQARFLQRLDLLRRTRLKPNGRKYTQQEIADGAGMSRQQAGALINGDRRPTMEHCDAIQRFFRVHAGFLTAEDPEALASALMRTEQELLQQLADRERAAAEAADDPLQRLLQNHGVRSIAWRAAQLPTDQHRDKVAEWLDMLLESVKRPES from the coding sequence GTGACGGATGGCTTCGAGGTTCCGGACGCCGCGGCGACGGTTCTGCTGCCGGCCGTCGTGGCCCGTGTCACCGCGCTGGCGGACAAGTTGCGCGTGGGGCACGCGGAGGTCTTCGACACCCGGCGGCTCTCGGTGGCGTCGGGTGTGCCGGAGCCGGTCGTGAAGGCCCTGCTGAGCGGCCGGCGCGCCGGTGAGCCGGACGTCCAGGCCCGCTTTCTGCAACGCCTCGACCTGCTGCGACGCACCCGGCTCAAGCCCAACGGCCGCAAGTACACCCAGCAGGAGATCGCCGACGGCGCGGGCATGTCGCGCCAGCAGGCGGGTGCCCTGATCAACGGGGACCGGCGTCCCACGATGGAGCACTGCGACGCCATCCAGCGCTTCTTCAGAGTGCACGCCGGTTTCCTCACCGCCGAGGATCCCGAGGCGCTGGCGAGCGCCCTGATGCGGACCGAGCAGGAGCTCCTCCAGCAGCTCGCCGACCGCGAGCGGGCGGCGGCCGAGGCCGCGGACGACCCTCTGCAGCGGCTGCTCCAGAACCACGGTGTGCGTTCCATCGCCTGGCGGGCGGCGCAGCTGCCCACCGACCAGCACCGCGACAAGGTCGCGGAGTGGTTGGACATGCTGCTGGAGAGCGTCAAGCGGCCCGAGTCCTGA
- a CDS encoding ABC transporter permease — protein sequence MSRVLLRLLFVVALPLVLVAVWWLASDDSTDVYWPPLRTILDTFPDVWTAERLRADVLPSLLRLTAGYALAAVVGVALGTVIGSYRRVRAVCEPVLEFLRAVPPPVLVPVIMLFAGIGDTMKIAVIASGCVWPVLLNTVEGVRAVDSVMAETARSYGITGAARLRHVVLRSASPQIFAGLRQALSVGIILMVISEMTASSNGLGHTIVQFQRGFAIPDMWTGILVLGLLGFMLSVVFRLVERRVLGWYHGLRASSRRS from the coding sequence GTGAGCCGTGTCCTGCTCCGGCTGCTGTTCGTCGTCGCCCTCCCCCTCGTCCTGGTCGCCGTGTGGTGGCTCGCGTCGGACGACAGCACCGATGTGTACTGGCCGCCGCTGCGCACGATCCTCGACACCTTCCCGGACGTCTGGACGGCCGAGCGGCTGCGCGCCGACGTCCTGCCGAGCCTGCTGCGGCTGACCGCCGGTTACGCCCTGGCGGCGGTCGTCGGTGTGGCGCTCGGCACGGTCATCGGCTCCTACCGGCGGGTGCGGGCGGTCTGCGAACCGGTCCTGGAGTTCCTGCGGGCGGTGCCGCCGCCGGTGCTCGTCCCGGTCATCATGCTGTTCGCGGGCATCGGCGACACGATGAAGATCGCCGTGATCGCGAGCGGCTGCGTCTGGCCGGTCCTGCTCAACACGGTCGAGGGCGTGCGCGCGGTGGACTCGGTGATGGCGGAGACGGCCCGGTCGTACGGCATCACGGGCGCGGCGCGGCTGCGGCACGTCGTGCTGCGTTCGGCGAGCCCGCAGATCTTCGCGGGGCTGCGCCAGGCGCTGTCCGTCGGCATCATCCTGATGGTCATCAGCGAGATGACCGCGTCCAGCAACGGACTGGGCCACACCATCGTCCAGTTCCAGCGCGGTTTCGCGATCCCCGACATGTGGACCGGCATCCTCGTCCTCGGTCTGCTGGGGTTCATGCTGTCCGTCGTCTTCCGGCTGGTCGAGCGGCGCGTGCTCGGCTGGTACCACGGTCTGCGCGCGTCCTCCCGGCGGTCGTAG
- a CDS encoding toxin-antitoxin system, toxin component, translating to MRRLCGELVGELTLPAPADPADLYSALCDAMSRRRGRPVHYRTAAFPPGTASGLWLDMAEQDLVVIEERTAPDHQLVILGHELWHMQAGHCGQHVDGAAVAARLLSQDADLRETVLRVAARTRFDLSDEQDAESFGLLLASKCRTWLAGSALRGPVRRDHLAGRIGASLGYRGPQG from the coding sequence ATGCGCCGCCTGTGCGGCGAGTTGGTCGGCGAACTCACCCTGCCGGCACCGGCGGACCCCGCCGACCTCTACAGCGCCCTGTGCGACGCCATGAGCAGACGCCGCGGCCGCCCCGTCCACTACCGCACCGCCGCCTTCCCGCCCGGTACGGCCAGTGGGCTGTGGCTGGACATGGCCGAACAGGACCTGGTCGTCATCGAGGAACGCACCGCACCCGACCACCAGTTGGTGATCCTCGGCCACGAGCTGTGGCACATGCAGGCGGGGCACTGCGGTCAGCACGTGGACGGTGCCGCCGTCGCCGCGCGCTTATTGAGCCAGGACGCCGATCTGCGGGAGACCGTGCTGCGAGTCGCCGCCCGGACCCGCTTCGACCTGTCCGACGAACAGGACGCCGAGAGCTTCGGACTGCTGCTGGCCAGCAAGTGCCGTACCTGGCTGGCCGGTTCGGCGCTGCGCGGGCCGGTGCGCCGCGATCACCTGGCGGGCCGTATCGGCGCCTCGCTCGGCTACCGCGGGCCGCAGGGCTGA